A genomic stretch from Candidatus Nitrososphaera gargensis Ga9.2 includes:
- a CDS encoding ArsR/SmtB family transcription factor — MIGSTKGGVNRAKIIELLNSRPANPNQIANELKLDYKTVLHHLKVLSDNGLIITDNKESYGAAYFLTPLMENNYQSFVEILAKIKRSSGNAG, encoded by the coding sequence TTGATTGGCAGCACAAAAGGTGGCGTCAATAGGGCTAAAATTATAGAGCTTCTCAACTCTCGGCCTGCTAACCCAAACCAGATAGCTAATGAATTAAAACTGGACTACAAGACTGTGCTGCACCATCTGAAAGTTTTATCAGACAATGGATTGATAATTACAGATAACAAAGAATCGTACGGCGCTGCTTACTTTTTGACGCCCCTTATGGAAAATAACTATCAGTCGTTTGTTGAAATTCTAGCCAAAATTAAAAGGAGCAGTGGCAATGCGGGTTGA
- a CDS encoding sensor histidine kinase yields the protein MEYFYPNDNSRPSHAEKTEVYHGEENAMKILLQAMRNVKKEAVVCSDANSPAFSMGTESVKRGYVDFKKRGVRIRQIVEITKDNLEYCKEFMNYAELRHMDNVKGNMAVSETEYVATAVLEGAKPITQTIYSNVKTFLEQQRYFFENLWSRAMPAEQRIKEIEQNIEPQQIVIIHDAKQALEIYQSLILSAQQEIRIAFPTARAVIRQEKAGIIHLLNKAAERRCRVKILMPNDESVFKFIRKGDANTETRLVAQKDLGKATILVVDNKESLIMELKDDDKETFQEAIGFSIRSNSRPGVLSYVSMFEGLWKQTELYEKMKASDRMKSEFINIAAHEIRTPVQPILGRAEILKEEIESGNYDMESVREAVEMIIRNSQRLHRLTEDLLTVSRIERNVLILNRHDFDLNSVIDNAINDIKNQLQIITKDITILYQPKEKIIVNADKDKITQVIHNLLNNAIKFTDRGTVTIMVEKENKDGSTLFKIRDTGIGIDASLFPRLFQIFATNTIGTSFNQSGSGVGLYISKNIIEAHGGRIWAENNEDGKGATFTFMLPSVKPNR from the coding sequence TTGGAGTATTTCTATCCTAACGATAATTCTAGGCCATCTCATGCTGAAAAGACCGAAGTGTATCATGGGGAGGAAAACGCCATGAAAATACTGCTGCAAGCAATGCGGAACGTAAAAAAAGAGGCAGTTGTTTGTAGCGACGCGAACTCTCCTGCCTTTTCTATGGGCACGGAGTCTGTAAAGAGAGGATATGTTGACTTCAAAAAAAGAGGAGTAAGGATAAGGCAGATAGTTGAGATCACCAAAGATAATCTGGAATATTGCAAGGAGTTCATGAATTATGCAGAATTACGACATATGGATAACGTCAAAGGCAACATGGCAGTTAGCGAAACAGAGTATGTCGCGACTGCTGTACTGGAAGGAGCCAAGCCTATAACCCAGACTATATACAGCAATGTCAAAACATTTCTGGAACAACAACGATACTTTTTCGAGAATCTGTGGAGCAGAGCAATGCCCGCAGAACAACGAATTAAAGAAATTGAGCAAAATATTGAGCCACAACAGATAGTGATAATCCATGATGCAAAACAAGCGCTAGAAATATATCAATCATTAATATTATCTGCCCAACAGGAAATAAGAATTGCATTCCCTACTGCAAGGGCAGTCATACGTCAAGAAAAGGCCGGAATAATACATCTTCTAAATAAAGCTGCAGAAAGACGGTGTCGAGTAAAAATCTTGATGCCAAACGATGAGTCTGTATTTAAATTTATACGAAAGGGTGACGCCAACACCGAAACTAGGCTTGTCGCGCAAAAAGACCTTGGTAAAGCTACGATTCTCGTTGTGGATAACAAAGAATCTTTGATCATGGAGCTAAAAGATGATGACAAGGAAACATTCCAAGAAGCAATAGGGTTTTCAATACGTTCCAATAGCAGACCCGGAGTATTATCTTATGTTTCAATGTTTGAAGGTTTATGGAAGCAGACTGAACTATACGAAAAAATGAAGGCCAGCGATAGAATGAAAAGCGAGTTTATTAATATCGCGGCTCATGAAATAAGAACGCCGGTGCAGCCTATATTGGGAAGAGCTGAGATTTTAAAGGAGGAGATTGAGTCGGGAAATTATGATATGGAATCTGTGCGGGAAGCAGTGGAGATGATTATAAGAAATTCCCAAAGACTACATAGGCTTACGGAGGATCTTCTAACAGTATCCAGAATTGAGCGTAATGTCCTGATACTGAACAGGCATGACTTTGATCTAAATTCTGTCATCGACAATGCCATAAATGACATCAAAAATCAGCTCCAGATTATCACCAAAGATATAACAATACTCTATCAGCCAAAAGAAAAAATCATTGTTAATGCGGACAAAGATAAGATAACTCAAGTGATACATAATCTTTTGAACAATGCAATCAAATTTACAGATAGAGGAACTGTAACCATCATGGTTGAAAAAGAAAACAAAGATGGTTCGACTTTGTTTAAGATAAGAGATACCGGCATTGGAATTGATGCTTCTCTTTTTCCAAGATTGTTTCAAATCTTTGCGACAAATACGATCGGTACATCTTTTAATCAGTCAGGCTCGGGTGTGGGGTTGTATATTTCGAAGAACATTATTGAAGCTCATGGCGGCAGGATATGGGCAGAGAACAACGAGGATGGAAAAGGTGCAACTTTTACCTTTATGCTGCCGTCAGTCAAACCCAATAGATAG
- a CDS encoding MEDS domain-containing protein — translation MLSTEGRKISEHANEFVKNLKVGEHGCVFFTSREDFKGIQFTFVKSGLEQNWGVVYTTATETVNKVRDDMKQFGIDVQEHENEGSLVIVRGEDLYKDPENPDLKGWTAVAKSICDSFVAKGKKGVRVAADLSSYFLSKGLAKQWFQLEYALERKLAIPLTIVCGYDAQLIPASKDLDIIEYYKMVNREQREYVDAHSFAIYANKNKTIVFTV, via the coding sequence ATGTTAAGTACTGAGGGTAGGAAAATTTCAGAGCATGCAAATGAATTTGTCAAGAACCTCAAAGTGGGAGAGCACGGATGTGTGTTCTTTACATCTAGAGAAGATTTTAAGGGTATTCAATTTACTTTTGTAAAGTCAGGACTAGAGCAGAATTGGGGGGTTGTATATACTACAGCTACAGAGACGGTGAATAAAGTGCGAGATGACATGAAACAATTTGGGATAGATGTTCAAGAGCATGAAAATGAAGGGAGCTTGGTGATAGTAAGGGGAGAAGACCTGTATAAAGACCCGGAAAATCCTGATTTGAAAGGGTGGACGGCTGTCGCCAAATCTATTTGTGATAGTTTTGTCGCCAAAGGAAAGAAAGGGGTCAGAGTCGCAGCAGATCTATCATCATATTTTCTCTCAAAAGGGCTAGCAAAACAATGGTTTCAGCTAGAGTATGCACTGGAAAGAAAGCTTGCAATACCTCTAACAATAGTCTGCGGATACGATGCTCAACTGATACCTGCATCCAAAGATCTAGATATTATCGAATACTACAAGATGGTGAACAGGGAACAAAGGGAATATGTTGATGCGCACAGCTTTGCAATTTATGCAAACAAGAATAAGACAATTGTTTTTACAGTATAG
- a CDS encoding diacylglycerol/lipid kinase family protein, protein MVKSRLASTVAAIVSTLPAYESNLCTISLDNNPRKTFDTKMTMAIVANGKFLGGGFVAAPDADMSDGLLDVVILKDSGSLKMLDELINLKSGDHFDDDNIMYAQASTVSIESKERDVTVTLDSEPIGVLPADFYIFHNALNVIT, encoded by the coding sequence GTGGTAAAAAGCAGGCTTGCATCAACTGTTGCGGCGATAGTCTCTACGCTCCCTGCCTATGAAAGCAACTTGTGTACAATTTCACTGGACAACAACCCGCGCAAAACATTTGACACAAAAATGACAATGGCTATCGTTGCCAATGGCAAGTTTCTTGGAGGCGGCTTTGTGGCTGCTCCCGACGCAGATATGTCAGACGGTTTGCTCGACGTAGTAATTCTGAAAGACTCTGGAAGCCTGAAAATGCTTGACGAACTGATCAACCTCAAATCAGGCGACCATTTCGATGATGATAACATTATGTATGCTCAGGCAAGCACAGTATCAATAGAGTCAAAGGAAAGGGATGTAACAGTCACTTTAGACAGCGAGCCAATAGGCGTTCTTCCAGCTGACTTTTACATCTTTCACAATGCTCTGAATGTAATCACTTGA
- a CDS encoding response regulator: MEHFSSNPITYDLIISDIRMPKMNGFELCKEIRKLDGKVKICFMTAFEMHLKEFETILPSIRVDGLITKPVRIVDLCSTVKRLLAIAEREDKT, from the coding sequence TTGGAACATTTCAGCTCAAACCCAATAACCTATGACTTGATCATCTCTGACATCAGGATGCCAAAAATGAACGGGTTTGAATTGTGTAAAGAGATAAGAAAATTGGATGGAAAAGTCAAGATATGCTTTATGACGGCTTTCGAGATGCATCTGAAAGAATTTGAAACAATCCTGCCCTCAATAAGGGTGGACGGGCTAATCACAAAGCCAGTACGCATAGTCGATCTCTGTTCTACTGTTAAGAGATTATTAGCAATAGCTGAGCGTGAGGATAAAACATGA
- a CDS encoding metallophosphoesterase family protein — MKAGQTTPVGLGIAKSLRLGQHLHMVLVVTRPNNFSKMAFPTDELLAYDVEITDDVGKTMTLKDLGLIGGKNSIVYQRETLPTFFLRGKDAPLNFLHGSCRKLHGKGEDCLAAADDLIESSFADLKRRPNVLFLTGDQIYADDVAGPLSHYLTQLGIRLLGWEEKINGVGKKLTEIRIGERQSLVKKYAGFTSPNAGNHLLSFGEFAAMYLLAWNAENWPAKFPDISTVSKEHQNKYREQIRQLEHTRKDLPAVRRVLANIPTYMIFDDHEITDDWNITREWQENVKGSKCGKQVVANGLAAYWAFQGWGNDPALYSSDFIGKIVEFLGKNGEPTEAERDAFEDLLWNFDNWTFRAPITPLTVVMDCRTQRQYDSHDGPPQLLSSKGFHSILQAAKEANYQKGDPIIIVLPTPVFGFLLLEALQKAAAKITGVYKLDLETWFANESGLVNFLSFLMHSLGPRHCIFLSGDVHYGFTISAAFALLQNGHEYLHMSITQLNSSALKTTSLVKIAFISEIMGRIRQLFPWRQVVRIGWVNGGLSNNRFSSKSLRIKGKPTRHLYVRPRKSPELSKQRSPDWIEARTIVKASGSIIPPLLISDNNIGLVSIEDSKVIQRFLVRKEITKDTRIHQTVVEMNQGRNELDELISAKMREFATEHSTVSSHESAN; from the coding sequence TTGAAGGCAGGCCAGACCACGCCGGTTGGATTGGGAATTGCTAAATCACTGCGGCTAGGTCAGCACCTTCATATGGTACTTGTAGTCACTCGGCCAAACAATTTTTCAAAAATGGCTTTCCCTACTGACGAACTGCTTGCTTATGACGTTGAAATTACAGATGATGTGGGTAAAACTATGACCCTAAAGGATCTGGGTCTTATAGGTGGCAAGAACTCCATCGTCTATCAACGCGAAACACTGCCAACTTTCTTTCTAAGAGGAAAGGATGCTCCGCTAAACTTTCTTCATGGTTCCTGCCGCAAGCTGCATGGAAAGGGCGAGGACTGCCTCGCCGCGGCTGACGATTTGATAGAATCTTCATTTGCAGATTTGAAAAGAAGGCCGAATGTGCTCTTTCTAACAGGCGACCAGATATATGCTGACGATGTGGCAGGCCCGCTATCGCACTACCTTACCCAGTTAGGAATCAGGCTTTTAGGATGGGAAGAAAAAATCAACGGTGTTGGGAAAAAATTGACTGAAATAAGGATTGGCGAGCGGCAAAGCCTAGTTAAAAAATATGCTGGATTTACGTCACCCAATGCTGGCAACCACCTGCTTTCCTTTGGCGAATTTGCAGCGATGTACCTGCTGGCATGGAACGCGGAGAACTGGCCTGCAAAATTCCCAGACATCTCAACAGTCTCAAAAGAGCACCAAAACAAGTACCGTGAACAAATCAGGCAGCTGGAGCACACACGTAAAGATCTTCCTGCAGTGCGCCGTGTCCTTGCCAACATTCCTACGTATATGATATTTGACGACCACGAAATAACTGACGACTGGAACATTACAAGAGAATGGCAAGAGAACGTAAAAGGCAGCAAATGCGGCAAGCAAGTCGTGGCAAATGGTCTTGCAGCTTACTGGGCGTTTCAAGGATGGGGAAATGATCCTGCCTTGTACAGCAGCGACTTTATCGGCAAGATTGTGGAATTTCTTGGAAAAAATGGCGAACCAACTGAAGCTGAAAGGGATGCCTTTGAAGATCTGTTATGGAATTTCGATAACTGGACATTCAGGGCGCCCATCACTCCACTGACAGTTGTTATGGATTGCAGGACTCAGCGCCAATATGACAGCCATGATGGGCCACCTCAACTGCTGAGCAGCAAGGGCTTTCATTCAATCTTGCAGGCTGCAAAGGAAGCCAATTACCAAAAAGGCGATCCAATTATCATAGTTTTGCCAACGCCGGTCTTTGGTTTTCTCCTTCTTGAAGCGTTACAAAAGGCTGCGGCCAAGATAACAGGTGTCTACAAGCTGGACCTGGAAACATGGTTTGCAAACGAAAGTGGACTTGTGAATTTCCTTTCGTTCCTGATGCATTCGCTTGGGCCAAGGCACTGCATATTCTTGTCAGGCGACGTTCACTATGGTTTCACGATCAGCGCCGCCTTTGCGCTATTGCAGAATGGGCATGAATACCTTCACATGAGTATAACGCAGCTCAATAGCAGTGCCTTAAAGACCACCAGTCTGGTCAAGATAGCGTTCATAAGCGAAATTATGGGCAGAATTCGCCAGCTCTTCCCTTGGAGGCAGGTGGTGCGTATAGGGTGGGTCAATGGTGGTCTCAGTAACAACCGGTTCTCATCCAAGTCTCTGAGAATAAAGGGCAAGCCGACGCGGCACCTGTACGTTCGGCCAAGGAAAAGTCCTGAGCTCTCAAAACAGCGGTCTCCAGATTGGATAGAAGCCAGAACCATTGTCAAAGCCTCTGGCTCGATAATACCTCCTCTGCTGATTTCCGACAACAACATTGGCTTGGTCAGCATAGAGGATAGCAAAGTGATCCAGAGGTTCCTAGTCCGCAAAGAAATAACAAAAGACACGAGGATTCATCAAACGGTAGTTGAAATGAATCAAGGCAGAAATGAATTGGATGAGCTGATCAGCGCGAAAATGCGTGAATTTGCAACGGAACATTCCACCGTTTCCTCACATGAGAGCGCGAACTAG
- a CDS encoding response regulator — protein MATKGEKYKILVVDDEPDITSVIKKGLEKEGFEVQAFNNPTEALSHFKVGAFDLVLLDIRMQPMNGFALFKQLRKIDDKVKVCFITAFEIYYDEFRKVFPKLRVNCFVRKPVRIEELANTIRDELELTDEIKLSSG, from the coding sequence ATGGCTACCAAAGGGGAAAAATATAAAATACTGGTAGTTGATGACGAGCCGGACATCACCAGTGTAATAAAAAAAGGCCTCGAAAAGGAAGGGTTTGAGGTTCAGGCATTTAACAATCCCACGGAAGCGTTGTCGCATTTCAAGGTCGGTGCCTTCGATCTGGTGCTCCTTGATATCAGGATGCAGCCGATGAACGGATTTGCACTGTTCAAGCAACTGAGAAAGATCGACGACAAAGTAAAGGTGTGCTTCATCACCGCATTTGAAATCTATTACGACGAATTTAGAAAAGTGTTTCCAAAGCTGCGTGTGAACTGCTTTGTCCGCAAGCCAGTCAGGATCGAAGAGCTAGCAAATACGATAAGAGATGAACTGGAACTAACAGATGAAATCAAATTATCAAGCGGCTAG
- a CDS encoding MEDS domain-containing protein, whose product MSSLVDPSCREHVILLYDSDDERNEVAINYINEGIRKGQLAVYASVNASDKMFMSKISSKIVGYDDNVNNGNLLILSLKPFYERALNGDLEPFKDFKALLEEIVNERIAAGKSGEVIVVADCADNLSRNEKFDECVYVERWWQETHLEWQKNNQKITVICPHPNSVLNKHSHKERISRQHSLTITALAR is encoded by the coding sequence ATGTCAAGTTTAGTTGATCCATCCTGCCGCGAACATGTCATATTGTTATATGATAGTGATGATGAGCGTAATGAGGTTGCGATAAACTACATTAACGAAGGAATCAGAAAAGGTCAGCTGGCCGTCTATGCTTCTGTCAATGCATCTGACAAGATGTTCATGTCAAAAATATCCTCAAAAATTGTGGGTTATGATGATAACGTGAACAACGGCAACCTGCTAATTTTGAGTTTGAAACCTTTTTACGAGCGCGCATTAAATGGCGACTTGGAACCGTTCAAGGACTTCAAGGCTCTATTGGAAGAGATAGTAAATGAAAGAATCGCTGCCGGCAAAAGCGGCGAAGTTATTGTCGTGGCTGACTGTGCCGACAATTTATCAAGAAATGAAAAGTTTGACGAGTGTGTATATGTTGAGAGATGGTGGCAAGAAACTCACCTTGAATGGCAAAAGAATAATCAAAAGATCACAGTTATCTGCCCGCATCCAAATTCAGTGTTAAACAAGCATAGCCATAAGGAGCGGATTTCGCGCCAACACAGCCTAACCATTACGGCATTGGCGAGATAA